From Schizosaccharomyces pombe strain 972h- genome assembly, chromosome: II, the proteins below share one genomic window:
- the sec61 gene encoding translocon alpha subunit Sec61, with protein MSDLRFLDLVKPFAPFLPEIAAPERKVPFKQKMLWTGVTLLIFLVMSQVPLYGIVSSDSSDPLLWLRMILAANRGTLMELGISPIVTSSMLVQLLVGSQLIEVNMELKSDREMYQLVQKFLAIIIAFGQATAYVLTGMYGRPQDLGAGICLLLILQLAAASLIVLLLDELLQKGYGLGSGISLFIATINCENIFWKAFSPTTYHIANGVQFEGAVINFVYVMFTWDNKAAALYQAFFRSGLTSSQIQLPNLWNFFATLLVFGVVIYLQDFRVEIPIRSQKFRGYRSTFPVKLLYTSNTPIMLQSALTSNLFFASRLLFNRFSSNFLVRFLGVWEQTATSGLSYYLSPPASFQDALIDPIHTLVYVFFTMFACALFSKLWIEVSGASPRDVAKQLKSQQLVMAGHREGSMYKELKRIIPTAAWLSGAVVGALAVASDLLGALGSGTAVLLCTTTIYGYYEQLQKEIKGDQYGLPVTPMMQ; from the exons ATGAGTGATT TACGATTTCTGGACCTTGTAAAGCCTTTCGCGCCATTCTTACCGGAGATTGCTGCACCCGAACGAAAG GTCCCTTTCaagcaaaaaatgttaTGGACTGGAGTCAccttgttgatttttttggttatGTCTCAAGTACCATTATATGGAATTGTCTCTTCAGACTCTTCGGATCCTTTGCT CTGGCTACGTATGATTTTAGCTGCCAATCGAGG AACACTCATGGAATTAGGTATATCTCCTATTGTCACTTCCAGTATGCTGGTTCAGCTTCTTGTCGGTTCACAATTGATTGAAGTTAACATGGAGCTAAAATCCGATCGAGAAATGTACCAACTTGTTCAAAAAT TCTTGGCTATCATCATTGCGTTTGGTCAAGCTACAGCTTATGTGTTGACAGGCATGTACGGACGTCCTCAAGATTTAGGTGCAGGTATTTGTTTGCTTCTTATCCTTCAATTGGCTGCCGCTAGTCTGattgttttacttttggATGAACTATTGCAGAAGGGTTATGGTTTAGGATCCGgtatttctctttttattgCTACAATCAATTGCGAAAACATCTTTTGGAAAGCCTTTTCCCCCACCACCTATCATATTGCCAATGGTGTTCAATTTGAAGGTGCCGTTatcaattttgtttatgttaTGTTTACATGGGATAACAAAGCAGCTGCCCTTTATCAAGCTTTCTTCCGTTCAGGACTTACTTCCAGTCAAATTCAGCTTCCCAACCTCTGGAACTTCTTTGCTACTTTACTCGTTTTCGGAGTCGTTATTTACCTTCAAGATTTCCGCGTCGAGATTCCAATTCGTTCTCAAAAGTTCCGTGGTTATAGAAGTACCTTCCCTGTCAAATTGCTGTACACGTCTAATACCCCTATTATGCTTCAATCTGCGTTGACTTCTAATCTCTTCTTCGCCAGCCGTCTTTTATTCAACCGTTTTTCCAGTAATTTCTTAGTACGCTTTTTAGGTGTTTGGGAACAAACCGCTACTTCTGGTTTATCGTATTATCTCTCTCCTCCTGCGTCCTTCCAAGATGCTCTCATTGACCCTATTCATACTTTGGTCTACGTATTTTTTACCATGTTTGCGTGCGCTCTTTTCTCTAAACTTTGGATTGAAGTTTCTGGAGCAAGCCCAAGAGACGTTGCCAAGCAACTTAAGAGTCAGCAGCTTGTTATGGCCGGTCATCGTGAGGGTAGCATGTACAAGGAATTAAAGCGTATCATCCCTACTGCCGCTTGGCTTTCTGGTGCCGTTGTTGGTGCATTGGCCGTTGCTTCCGATTTGCTTGGTGCCTTAGGATCAGGTACTGCTGTTTTATTGTGTACGACCACCATTTATGGCTATTATGAACAGTTacagaaagaaattaaaggTGATCAATACGGTTTACCCGTTACTCCCATGATGCAATAA
- the swd3 gene encoding Set1C complex WD repeat protein Swd3 has protein sequence MDSTAQQFPLNHDLQVQKDQKGVVEEDEEQIHKRIRNYESHSGFSEYCTLFGHEKSVTCVSVSPNKRWIATSSSDGTIKIWSALTFRLECTLFGHYRGISQVKWATGSKYLASASDDKTIRIWDFEKRCSVRCLKGHTNYVSSIDFNPLGTLLVSGSWDETVRIWNLQDGTCLRMLPAHSEPIISVSISADGTLCATASYDGMARIWDVLSGQCLKTLVEPINVPLSNLQFTENRKYLLVSNLNSQIRLWDYRRNRVVRIFDSHVNTRYSMSWDCYSSKNIPKNTEALPNNDSSYPDDAESFMHDAYLLIPSEDGTIQITDPSTKIIIDDSIRHSDDPETSLLNVTSLGPFIITSGTDPYVRVWAPSLLLSKHEKDGFSP, from the coding sequence ATGGATTCCACAGCTCAACAATTTCCTTTGAACCACGACCTGCAAGTACAAAAAGACCAGAAAGGTGTTGTAGAGGAAGATGAGGAGCAAATACATAAGCGCATTCGCAATTATGAATCACATTCAGGATTCTCTGAATATTGTACTCTTTTCGGTCATGAGAAAAGTGTTACATGTGTCAGCGTTTCCCCTAACAAACGATGGATCGCTACCTCTTCATCCGATGGAACTATAAAGATTTGGAGCGCACTTACGTTTCGACTTGAATGTACACTTTTCGGCCACTACCGAGGAATATCTCAAGTAAAATGGGCAACTGGTAGTAAGTATCTAGCTAGCGCTTCTGACGATAAGACCATAAGGATTTgggattttgaaaaacgGTGCAGTGTGAGATGTTTAAAAGGTCATACAAATTACGTTTCATCAATTGACTTTAATCCATTGGGCACGCTTTTGGTGTCAGGATCATGGGATGAGACTGTCCGTATATGGAATCTTCAAGATGGAACTTGCCTTAGGATGCTACCTGCACATTCAGAACCTATTATATCTGTTTCTATATCAGCTGACGGAACTTTATGTGCGACTGCTAGTTATGATGGAATGGCACGAATTTGGGATGTTCTCAGTGGCCAGTGtttaaaaacattagtTGAACCCATTAATGTTCCTTTGTCTAATCTCCAGTTTACAGAAAATCGAAAATATCTGCTTGTAAGTAATCTTAACTCACAGATCCGTCTTTGGGATTATCGCCGAAACCGTGTGGTACGAATATTTGATAGCCACGTGAATACAAGATATTCTATGTCTTGGGATTGCTATTCTTCTAAAAATATTCCTAAAAATACTGAAGCTTTACCCAATAATGACTCTTCCTACCCTGATGATGCAGAATCTTTCATGCACGATGCTTATCTTTTAATTCCTAGTGAAGATGGAACAATCCAAATTACAGATCCGagtacaaaaataattattgaCGATTCAATTAGGCATTCCGATGATCCAGAAACATCACTTTTAAATGTAACCAGTTTAGGTCCTTTCATAATCACATCAGGAACTGATCCTTATGTACGAGTTTGGGCTCCTTCTCTTCTATTGTCGAAGCACGAGAAAGATGGCTTTTCACCTTAA
- the sre2 gene encoding membrane-tethered transcription factor — MCPSQHSSLKDIHRQLENTAISNPTENADPSSYVDGSNIMDFKHPSIVSSSASSSYPISHVPSVGTRGIPRSYSMASAYPYQVNSNSMDASTAFNLNQDVADKPMLARNSIDSSINTELGPLESNHWFTQAQDHSRQYSSSWDPSIDPFEVKNSLHDSTDLSITHHPHLPINHQGNTWKHANESLQSNQGPVPNTKFVGLETTQTDSYQQSSVNSVVKIEEADATYALREESGQFNTFTGAENPSISPHSLNPNFPQYTEKPALTLLQSPKQNSNYDTSNFQNSVSDSSMQFTNEGMPSPVKGIMSSDDAVAFNFSQYSTVYPQNAPENGNEFETPNKLKRTVSSPCASISSKRSYGDIAQDCSYISSKTNGGGPSDSPSSSSTSVRGSVNDSNSPISSSATFAIQSNGVEPVGLSTQEQNLSPLSKRSAHNMIEKRYRSNLNDKIAELRDAVPTLRSGYNSTTADELKGTYVPLSRKLNKATILSKATEYIKSLQSKNKKLIEENKILQKRLSEYTSVIQASLTAPSQPASLSLLGPPGNTPGHRNVPPILKRSSIGTPSQQAYFPDAPHNCHSVPQNSSYPRPPMQVNRSPIDSMQTIPHANFNEMHNAYSSRYPLKYSKSCNAVSHTSMMHPQEYGGSLPSSTVPSDYNQPQLVSPRAQADQQGLSYKNVGRAVLNGLVGLETVHMLTNPDDAGSSNRFSMSVLPISPSLHSILRFLLLLLAFLCFAMHILLTPEATLRKWASSIYLSFRLECVFISFLIFSVPIYDWGNYLNLRGKLLSELNLESGVAT, encoded by the coding sequence ATGTGTCCTTCCCAACACTCGTCGCTCAAGGATATTCATCGTCAACTCGAAAACACTGCGATTTCCAATCCCACTGAAAACGCTGATCCATCCAGTTATGTGGATGGCTCAAATATCATGGATTTCAAGCACCCATCCATAGTTTCGTCTTCAGCATCTTCTTCATACCCTATAAGCCACGTGCCCTCTGTAGGAACTCGTGGTATACCACGATCTTACTCTATGGCGTCTGCGTATCCATATCAAGTCAATTCCAATTCAATGGACGCTTCTACTGCCTTCAATCTTAACCAAGACGTTGCTGACAAACCTATGTTGGCACGTAACTCTATTGACTCCTCCATCAATACGGAATTAGGCCCACTAGAATCAAATCATTGGTTTACACAAGCGCAGGATCACTCCCGACAGTACTCAAGTAGCTGGGATCCATCCATTGATCCTTTTGAAGTCAAAAACTCTTTACATGATTCAACGGATTTATCAATCACACATCACCCCCATTTACCTATAAATCATCAAGGGAACACTTGGAAGCATGCAAATGAATCCTTACAGAGCAATCAAGGTCCAGTTCCCAACACAAAGTTTGTCGGTTTGGAGACTACTCAAACGGACTCTTACCAACAATCTTCGGTAAATTCTGTTGTTAAGATCGAGGAAGCTGACGCAACTTACGCTCTTCGTGAGGAAAGCGGTCAGTTTAATACTTTTACTGGTGCTGAAAATCCATCGATATCTCCACATTCCTTGAACCCAAATTTCCCCCAGTACACTGAAAAACCGGCTTTAACGCTATTGCAGAGCCCGAAgcaaaattcaaattatgATACATctaattttcaaaactcTGTTTCAGATTCCTCCATGCAATTTACAAACGAAGGTATGCCATCGCCTGTGAAAGGAATCATGAGTTCCGATGATGCTGTCGCATTTAATTTCTCTCAATATAGTACGGTCTATCCCCAAAACGCACCTGAAAATGGTAACGAATTTGAGACACCTAACAAGCTTAAGAGAACGGTATCTTCTCCTTGTGCTTCAATCTCTTCAAAGCGTAGCTATGGGGATATTGCGCAAGACTGTTCATATATATCTTCAAAGACTAATGGTGGAGGCCCTTCAGATTCTCCTTCAAGCTCTTCGACCTCTGTTCGAGGTTCTGTAAACGATTCGAATAGCCCCATTTCTTCATCGGCAACTTTCGCTATCCAAAGCAATGGGGTGGAGCCGGTTGGTTTATCTACCCAAGAACAAAACCTTTCTCCTTTGAGCAAAAGGTCCGCTCACAATATGATCGAAAAACGTTACCGAAGTAATCTTAATGACAAAATTGCTGAGCTAAGGGATGCAGTACCGACTCTGCGCTCTGGATACAATTCTACTACAGCAGATGAGCTTAAGGGTACTTACGTTCCCTTATCGCGAAAGCTGAACAAAGCTACCATTTTGTCAAAAGCTACCGAGTATATAAAAAGTTTacaatcaaaaaataaaaagttaatcGAAGAAAACAAGATTTTGCAAAAACGCTTATCAGAATACACCTCGGTCATTCAAGCTTCTTTGACCGCACCCTCCCAACCGGCTTCATTGTCTTTGCTAGGTCCTCCTGGTAACACTCCAGGACATCGCAATGTTCCGCCTATATTGAAAAGGAGTAGCATCGGTACTCCTTCTCAACAAGCTTATTTTCCAGATGCTCCCCATAATTGCCATTCGGTTCCTCAAAATAGCTCGTATCCCCGACCTCCAATGCAGGTTAATAGATCTCCTATTGATTCGATGCAAACGATTCCTCATGCAAATTTTAATGAGATGCACAATGCGTATTCCTCTAGATACCCTTTGAAATATTCAAAGTCCTGCAATGCGGTTTCGCATACATCAATGATGCATCCACAAGAATACGGTGGATCACTTCCTTCGTCGACAGTTCCCTCTGATTACAATCAACCTCAGTTGGTGTCGCCAAGGGCTCAGGCTGATCAGCAAGGATTGAGTTATAAAAACGTTGGGAGGGCTGTTCTGAACGGTCTAGTGGGATTAGAAACTGTTCATATGTTAACTAATCCGGATGATGCTGGTTCTTCCAATCGCTTTTCAATGTCAGTACTCCCAATATCTCCTTCTCTCCATAGTATCTTGCGATTTTTATTGTTGCTTTTagcttttctttgttttgcCATGCATATACTTTTAACACCAGAAGCTACCTTGCGAAAATGGGCATCTTCCATATACCTCTCCTTTCGATTGGAGTGTGtttttatatcttttttgatattttctGTACCAATTTACGATTGGGGaaactatttaaatttGCGTGGAAAATTGCTATCCGAATTAAATTTAGAATCTGGTGTTGCAACATAA